The Alphaproteobacteria bacterium genome contains the following window.
TCTCTTGTGAAAATATTATAAAAGTCACGATCTGATTGATTTATTTGCGGCTCAGAATTAATAATTGTAGCTTTGATAAATATTACTGTTTCAGTTAAATTCGTATCTTTGTTAGTAGATTTAAAGAAATATCCTAATAAAGGTATATCCTTAAGCCAAGGAACTCCAGTAGAATTATCTGAATTACTATGTTCAATTAAACCACCAATTACCATAGTTTCGCCACTTTTAAGCTTTAGCATAGTATCTATTTCTTTCAACTGTACTTCTGGTATGCTACTAGTAATATTTGCATCTGCTTCGGCCGAAGCTATATCAACTGCTGGGTCATTAACAGAGCTAGAAGATGATGAGATGGTTGGTCTGATATTCATGGTTACTTCGTTTTTATCAAGATTTATCGAAGGAAGTAATGATAAAATTATACCAATTGGTACTGTTTTAAGCTCGCTTTCTACGGTAATATCTGTTGTTGTGCCAGAGTCCGTAGTGGTTGAGGTGTTATCTACATCAACTTCAAAATAAACTTTATTTTCAGTAAATGATAATACTGATTGTTGATTATTAAGAGCGGTAATTCTCGGTGATGATAAAGTTCTAGTGGTGCCAAATGATTGAATAAATTGCATGGTTCCATCTAATTTTCCACTACCACTTCCCCTAGTTATACCTAAAGAAAAGACATTTGAAGCATCAGTAATATTGCTAAAATTACCACTATTTCCAGCTGATAATTCTGTCCAATTAATACCAGTTTCAAACTTCTCATCAAGCGATACTTCTACGATTTTTGCCTCTATTAATACTTGAGCCGTGATATTTCTAGTCACTTTATTAAGATAATCTTCTATTTGCTTATGTTGAACTTCAGTTGCAGATATGGAGATAATACCTGCCTTTTTATTTATAGTTACATAGCTGGATTTGTCACTTCCCTCAGATTCTATTTGTAACATTTTTTCAATATCTGTTTTTATAGAATCCCAAATACTAGATTCACTGTTACTACTTAAAGAGCTTTCCCCGCCACTACTTAGCTCATCAGAGCTTGTGGTGGTGCTAATGGTTAAAGAGGATGTAAAATTTCTTTCTATGTCTAAAAACCCTAAACCATAATTATTTAAATAAGGTAAATCTCTTTGAATACGTAAAATTCCATTGCTAATACTATACCTTAAATCAGCCAAGCTAGAAATTTGTTGGATTATATCTATTAATGGTCGATCTTTTGCGATGATGATTACACCACCCGAAATAGAAGGGTCAATTTCTATCTCTATTTCTGCTAATCTTGCTAATTCTATTAATACATCCTTTAGAGGGACATCTTCAGTTACTTTGATAGAAACTAATTTTCCTTCGGCAAAATCAGGGATTGCTGGATATTGAAAAATTTTTGGTAATTCTGGAATGTTATTTTTTTTTGTTTCCGCTTTACTAGACCTAAATTCACTATCTGTTAAGCTTTTTTTGAAATCAGATTTACTCAAAGACAACTCTTTGTCATGAATTAAAGTCTTGTTTTTGGAGCTTTTGGTGTTCGAGTTGCAAGAAAATAGTAGTAAAGTAAGAGCGGCAATAGAACCTAGTAATAAATGATGTTTCATTTTAAAAAATAATTAGAGTTAGAAAATATAAGTACTTCAATAATATCTATGTTTTCACTCCAAGAGATACCAAATAGTAATGGTATTATCAAGCATAAAAATAAAGAAAGAGCGAGGCTGGGCCCAAAGGGAAATAGATTGCTTTTGAACATATATTGCCAAATTAAGCCATTAACAGCGCCAAATAACCCAGAAAGTAAGTAAAAAAACACTAAATTCTGATAACCAATAAAGATTGAAATAGTCAAAATAAATTTAACATCACCAAAACCTAAGCCATCTTTATGGCGCACAAGTTTATATAATGCTCCTATACCATAGCTTGAAAGAAAGCCTGTTATACCAGATATTATAATGTAACTGATTGTGTAATTAGCTAGGTACGACCATATTATAGCTAATATAAATAAAATTATTTGTAGCGAATCTGGTATGATGTAATGTTCAAAATCTATAACAGATAATGTAACTAAAAATATGACTAAGGTTAATATTAAGTAAGAATAATGATTTAGGCCAATTACAGAAACAGTAAAGGCAAAAAGAAATGAAGTAGTGATTTCAATTAGAGGGTATCTTACGCTAATAGGCTTGTCACAATATCTACATTTTCCATTATTAAGCAGCCAAGAAAATAAAGGTATTAGATCTATTAAGCTCAAGTTATGGTTGCACT
Protein-coding sequences here:
- a CDS encoding prepilin peptidase, whose amino-acid sequence is MIIFIFSLFGLSFGSFVSMLSHRLPLNHDVVFKRSHCPKCNHNLSLIDLIPLFSWLLNNGKCRYCDKPISVRYPLIEITTSFLFAFTVSVIGLNHYSYLILTLVIFLVTLSVIDFEHYIIPDSLQIILFILAIIWSYLANYTISYIIISGITGFLSSYGIGALYKLVRHKDGLGFGDVKFILTISIFIGYQNLVFFYLLSGLFGAVNGLIWQYMFKSNLFPFGPSLALSLFLCLIIPLLFGISWSENIDIIEVLIFSNSNYFLK